A genomic stretch from uncultured Pseudodesulfovibrio sp. includes:
- the pta gene encoding phosphate acetyltransferase — MSKNLYVSATEERSGKSAVVLGVMQMLLRELHNVAIFRPIINDPGEGNKDHDIALMIDHFKLSIPYRDTYAYTLKQARELINSGQHALVLENILNKYKSLEEEYDFVLCEGTDFKGKDPAFEFDLNADIAANIGAPMLVITSGRDKTPVEVANITQSTLDTLSEKGVDFIACVVNRAPEGMTDELCGTIECDRNGEHMPLYVIPENEALGKPTVGDVKRWLDADILYGHSGMQTLVDNYVIAAMQIGNFLQYIKQGSLIITPGDRSDIILSSLASRLSSAYPDISGIVLTGGLDVSASVHKLIEGWTGVPVPVLSVKGHTYQNVQELNRLYGRIEANDDQRIATALGGFAQYVNVSELRDRLVEKRSTRVTPKMFEYSLFDKASRNKQRIVLPEGTGERILRAADILLRRGVAEIILLGREDEIRDKASKFGVDISGATIINPAESELLDSFAEEYLELRKHKGVIAEVAWDRMSDPTYFGTMMVHKGFADGMVSGSVTTTAQTIRPAFEFVKTKPGSSIVSSVFLMCLKDRVLVYGDCAVNPNPDARQLAEIAISAAETAKIFGVTPRVAMLSYSTGSSGKGEDVEKVTEATRIAKTLIEGRGLDFPIEGPLQYDAAVDPEVAKVKLPNSEVAGRATVFVFPDLNTGNNTYKAVQRAANAVAIGPILQGLNKPVNDLSRGCTVPDVVNTVAITAIQAQAEKGE; from the coding sequence ATGTCCAAAAACCTGTATGTGAGCGCGACGGAAGAAAGAAGTGGTAAATCAGCTGTAGTCCTGGGCGTTATGCAAATGCTCCTCAGAGAACTGCACAACGTTGCCATCTTCCGCCCCATTATCAATGACCCGGGTGAGGGGAACAAGGACCACGACATCGCCTTGATGATCGATCACTTCAAACTGTCCATCCCTTATCGCGACACCTACGCGTATACTCTCAAGCAAGCGCGTGAGCTGATCAACTCCGGTCAGCACGCGCTTGTGCTTGAGAATATCCTGAACAAATACAAATCCCTTGAAGAAGAATATGACTTCGTTCTTTGTGAAGGCACCGACTTCAAGGGCAAAGACCCGGCCTTCGAGTTTGATCTCAATGCCGATATCGCAGCCAACATAGGCGCACCCATGCTCGTCATCACTTCGGGGCGTGACAAAACCCCGGTTGAAGTGGCGAACATCACCCAGTCTACCCTGGACACCTTGTCTGAAAAGGGCGTGGACTTCATTGCCTGCGTTGTCAACCGTGCGCCTGAAGGCATGACCGATGAGCTGTGCGGCACCATTGAATGTGACCGCAACGGCGAACACATGCCGCTGTATGTCATCCCGGAAAACGAAGCTCTGGGCAAACCAACAGTCGGCGATGTCAAACGCTGGCTTGATGCCGACATTCTCTACGGACACAGCGGCATGCAGACTCTGGTGGACAACTATGTCATCGCTGCCATGCAGATTGGCAATTTCCTGCAATACATCAAGCAGGGCAGCCTGATCATCACGCCAGGCGACCGTTCCGACATTATTCTGTCGAGCCTCGCTTCCCGGCTCTCCAGTGCGTATCCTGACATATCGGGTATCGTCCTGACAGGCGGTCTGGACGTTTCCGCCAGCGTCCACAAACTCATCGAAGGCTGGACCGGCGTTCCAGTGCCCGTGCTCTCAGTCAAAGGACACACCTACCAGAACGTCCAGGAGCTGAATCGACTGTATGGCCGCATTGAAGCCAACGACGACCAACGCATCGCCACGGCGCTCGGCGGCTTTGCCCAATATGTGAATGTCTCTGAACTTCGCGATCGGCTGGTTGAAAAACGCTCTACTCGCGTGACACCGAAAATGTTCGAATATTCCCTGTTCGACAAAGCGTCCCGCAACAAACAGCGCATCGTCCTGCCAGAAGGAACCGGCGAACGCATCCTGCGTGCAGCAGACATCCTGCTCAGGCGCGGTGTTGCCGAAATCATCCTGCTCGGCCGTGAAGATGAAATCCGCGACAAGGCATCCAAGTTCGGCGTGGACATCTCCGGCGCTACGATCATCAACCCCGCAGAATCCGAACTGCTCGACTCATTTGCCGAGGAATATCTCGAGCTGCGCAAACACAAGGGCGTTATCGCCGAAGTTGCTTGGGACCGCATGTCCGACCCGACCTATTTCGGTACCATGATGGTTCACAAGGGATTTGCAGACGGTATGGTGTCCGGTTCCGTGACCACAACGGCCCAGACAATCCGTCCCGCCTTTGAGTTCGTAAAGACCAAACCGGGCAGTTCCATTGTTTCCTCAGTATTCCTCATGTGCCTCAAAGACCGCGTGCTGGTGTACGGCGACTGCGCCGTCAACCCGAACCCCGACGCACGTCAATTGGCAGAGATTGCCATCAGTGCCGCCGAAACCGCCAAGATTTTCGGTGTCACACCCAGAGTTGCCATGCTGAGCTATTCCACAGGTTCCTCAGGCAAGGGTGAAGACGTGGAAAAGGTCACCGAGGCCACACGCATTGCCAAGACACTTATCGAAGGTCGAGGACTGGATTTCCCCATCGAGGGACCGCTCCAGTACGATGCCGCTGTGGACCCGGAAGTCGCCAAAGTCAAACTGCCGAATTCCGAAGTAGCCGGACGGGCCACCGTGTTTGTCTTCCCGGACCTCAACACCGGCAATAACACATACAAGGCAGTACAACGCGCCGCCAATGCCGTTGCCATCGGCCCCATTCTTCAGGGATTGAACAAGCCGGTCAATGACCTGTCCCGCGGCTGTACCGTGCCGGACGTCGTGAATACCGTTGCTATCACAGCCATCCAGGCTCAAGCTGAAAAAGGTGAATAA